TCACGCTTCTTGCGATCCGGTGACACTTTCAGAATCGTGCCACGTTCGCTGCCTGGGTCATATTGAGACTTCCCATCATCGTCCAGCAGCCACGCTTTGTTATACGACATGCAACCCAGGCTAAAGTACAGATTGCCGTCCGCATCGATTGCAACTCCCGCGGCATCGTTGCGAGTATCTCCGTTGTACTTTTCTTTGATCCAGCCGGACGCCACGGTTTCACTTTCGTCTGCTACGCCATCGCCATCCGTGTCTTTCACCAGCGCGATCTTTCCGCGTGCGGCGACGTAAACGCCGTCGTCGTTGGCCAGCATTCCGACGGGAGTCAGCAGGTCTCCCGGTTTCGACCAAAACACGCGAGCCTCGTCTTCCAGGCCGTCACCATCTGTATCTGTCAGCACGTGCACGGTGCCGTCGTAGCCGGCAGCGTACAGCTTGCCGTCTGGGGCGTAAGCCAGACTGTCGATGTTCTTTAACGTCACCGGCAGTCGTGTGATTGTCAGGCCGGGGACGAGGGCGATGGTGCGGGGCTCGTCGGCGCTGGCGGTTGCGATTGCCAGCGACACTGCGAAGAGGGTGAGAAGGTTTGTTGGACGCATTTGCGGGGTTCCAAAGAGCGGAGCTGAAGCTTGTTGATAATAGTTGCTTGTCGCTCGGAATGTCGACCCAGGTAGTGCTGAGTTTGTGGCTCGACGCTTCGAGTCGAGGAGGCGCGGGGTGCTGCATTGGCTCGGTCATGCTCGCGGACCAGGTCTGCAGACGGACGGCTAAACCTCTGGAACCATCTCGACTCGGAGAGTCGAGCCACAATCGTCAGGAACCTGGTAGGATTCCGGACGAGGTAAGCCGCACTACAACAGGATGTGAGTATGGCGGAACCTGCCAGCCTATCGTGGCGATTGGAATCCACGGCCAATGAAAGTTGGCCAGCGGCAAGGCTTATGCTTCCCTCTGCGCCAAACGCTCCTCCCAACATCCGAACGATGTACCTTCGCCTACAAAGCGGCTACCGTGAGTCGCTGAATTCGTTCGAAAGCTGGTTGATTATTCCCCCTGAAACACAAGTTTACGCTCATGCGATACTTTTCATTCTTTACGGTGATGTGGCTTTTAACCACGTCGAGTGTTTGCGCGGCAGATCGGCCTAACATTGTCTTTGCGTTTGCCGACGACCTGGGCAAGTATGCCAGTGCCTATGCAGACCCCAGCCGGCCGTCGGCCAACGATGCGTTGCAGACGCCGAACTTCGATCGAGTCGCGCGCGAAGGTGTGCTGTTTCACAATGCTTTGGTGAGTGCTCCATCGTGTACGCCTTCGCGAGCCGCCATCGTGGCGTGTCGCCATTTCTTTCGTAACGGCAGCCATTCGCAACTGCATCATCCGTGGATGAAGGGTTTCGATGATCCGTGGGACGAGGTGAAAGGTTTTCCGCTGATTCTGCAGGATGCGGGCTATCACATCGGCTGGTCGTACAAAATGCACATCAGCGAAGATCGCATGGGCGGGAAGAAGCGCAACTACAAATCAGCCGGCAGTCGGTTCAATTCGTTTTCGCAAAACGCGATGAAGGCTGCCGATCCGGAAGCAGAAAAGGCGAAGCTGCTGAACGAAGTGCATGACAACTTCAACGCGTTTCTGGATGACCGCAAAGACGACCAGCCGTTCTATTATTGGTTCAATCCTACGAATACTCATCGGTCCTGGATTCAGGGTTCCGGCCAAAAGCTTTGGGGCATCAATCCGGATGACTTGAAGGGCAGGCTGCCGACGTTTCTGCCCGACAACGAAATTGTCCGAGAAGACTTTGCCGACTATCTGGGCGAAACGATGGCGTTCGACGCGGCCGTCGGGGTGTTGCTTCAGGAACTGACCGAACGCGGTGAGCTGGACAATACAATCGTCGTCGTCAGCGGCGATCACGGAGTTCCGGGATTTCCACGCGGCAAGTGCAACCTGTACGACTTCGGAACTCAGGTGCCGTTAGCCATCCGCTGGCCTAAGCATGTGGCGGCCGACAAGTCCGTTGCGGCGCCGGTGAGTCTGATCGATCTCGGCCCGACGTTTCTGGACGCCACCGGTTTGGAACCGACCGATGATATGGATGGGCAGAGTCTGCTGCCCGTGATTCGTGCCGATGATCCGGCTAAGGAAAGCGAACTGCGAGGCTACGCGATTGTGGGGCGAGAGAACCATGTTAACGAAGCTCGGCCCGGCGGTTTGCCGTATCCTATGCGAGCCATCCGCACACGCGATTTTCTGTACGTCGTCAACTTTGCCCCAGACCGTTGGCCGGTCGCTCAACCGCCGCTGTCGGCGTCTTTAATCAAGAATGTGAAGGGCGGGAAGAAATCCGCCCGCCGGATGGACATGGACTTCGGGCCAACGCGAACGTTCTTCGCCGAGTACGAAGGCAGCCAGTCGATCGCAACGGCATGGAAGCTCGGCTTTGCCCTGCGTCCGGCCGAAGAATTGTACGCCGTCAACGCCGACCCGGATCAGGTGCAAAACCTCGCCACAGATCCGCAGTTCGAAGAAACTCGGGCCGCGCTTCGTAAACAGTTGTTCGCCGAACTGACAGAAGGCAACGACCCTCGAGTCGTCGGTGCAGGAGACGCCTTCGATAGGCCGCCCTATGCACCGAACGATCCTCAACGAGGCGTCATCGCGAAAGAATAGCGGCCGTCACCGAAACGGCTGTCGGTTCAGACGGCACTAATCCTGACCAACCTGCAGCTCAATCAATGCGTCCAGTTCTGCTTTCAGCTTGGGCAGGATCTCATCGTACGTGTAGGCACCGATCGATTCCGGGCCCTTCTTAAGATTGACGTGATTGGGACCACACCATAAACCGAGGTCCGCGTCGTCGGTTTCGCCCGGCCCGTTCACTCGGCAACCCATCACAGCAATCGTGATGGAATGGTCCTCGGCATAGCGAGTCATCTCCTTCACCTGCTCGGCCAGATCCACAAACGCTTCGTTTTCAACTCGTGAGCAACTTGGACAACTGATGATGTTCAGTGTCTTCAGGCCGTAGTCGACGACCGAGCGCACTCGCCCATTCGCGATGTCGTCCAGAATGCTGCGACCCGCTTCGATTTCTTCGTGCTTGCGATTGTTCGGCACCGTCAGGGAAACTCGAATCGTATCGCCGATCCCGCGACTGATAAGCTGTTCGAAGGCGATCCGAGTCTTGATCACGCCGTCCGGCGGCATTCCCGCTTCGGTGACTCCCAAATGCAGCGGCACGTCTGGTCGCTCTTCGGCGAAGCGTTTGTTGACTTCGATTACCTTTTGCGGGTCAGAATCCTTTAACGAAACGCAGTATCGAGTGAAGCCGTAGTCGTCGAGCAGTCGACAGTGATCCCACGCGCTTTCCAGCATTGGCGAGATCGAATCATCGGCCGCGTACTTCGCCTTCTTGTCCGGGTCGACCGAACCGCAGTTCACGCCCACTCGAATCGCACAGTCGTTGTCTTTGGCCACATCGGCGATGTATCGCACCTTGTCCTCCCACGGCTTTTCGCGTTCGTGATGATACAGGTGCCCCGGGTTGTAACGCAGCTTGTCGACATACGGAGCGATCACTTCCGCCAGCCGATAATTTTCCTGCAGGTCGACGGAAAAATTGCCGCTCACCTGGCTGCGGACTTCTATCAACGCTTCGGCGTCTTTCTGGCTGTCAATGGCGACTCGCACAATGTCCGCCCCGGCATTGACCAGGTCGTTGATTTGAGCGACCGTCGCATCGATGTCGGTCGTGCGAGTGGCCGTCATGCTCTGTACGGCAATGGGGCAGCCGTCGCCAATGGCAACGCTGCCGATTTTCACTCGACGAGTTGGGTTTCTCTGAATTGTCACGCACTTATCCTCTGATTCCAAGCGCCAATTGGCACAAGAGCAGGGCAGGCTGCTGCCCTCCCGAAATTGCCACTTTCATGGTGTACGCGGAGTATCACCAACCTGCGAAACAGAACAAGGCTGTTCCGCTCGGGACTAAAAAATGAGACCCGCCGACTGGGATTGAATGCCTTGCAACCGTAGAAATCACGGTGTCAACCGGTACCGATCTCATCGGTTATTTTCGTCTCGCGCCACGCACGCTCAACTACGCAGCGGGAATTGTGGCACTCACGTCGTGACGCGACGGTCCGGTTTCGCCGTTGGCACTTTGCCCGCAGCAGCATGTAGTGTGCGGTCTTGTTGGCGTCAAATTTTTACTGTGGCTTCGTGAATGGTCGGCACGCGGCCACCTTTGCGAGGTTATTTTCATTGGTTTTGGGCCCGTTATACCTACGACCACACGGATCTGACACTTCGGAACCGACTCGAAGATATTGGTCCGCGTGTGATGTTTTTCACGTGCGGCCAGCGCGGCGCTTCAATTATAAGTCAAGGATTTTCCTTAACGGTACGCTCCAGCACGCGGACTTTGCTGGGCCACATGCTGTGAGTCTCGCTCTTGTGTTTCCCAGACACATTGCGAGCCCGTTTGGCGGCTCCATGCTGGCCATCCCATTATGCCACCGTATTTCTGCAGCTAGGCACCTTGGGCTTGAGTCAGTCCGGACAAAGTGCGAATCCGCATCCGTTCTGACTAATCGGAGTCCCGTCATAGATCGGGATTGGCGCAGTGGCAAACGGTTTGCCACGCTGGCACGAGACTTCTCACGAGCTTATGGAGATTTTGGCTGCGGGAAGTACAATTGAACCAATAGCTGCTGACACCAACCCAAGCTCTGTCACAACGTGAACATTTCTTACCACAACCTCAGCGACACACAGTTTGAAGAACTCGTGATCGAATTCTGCGTCGAACTGCTCGGCGACGGAGTTCAGGGATTTGTGACGGGGAAGGACGGCGGACGTGATGCCCGGTTTTCGGGAAAGGCCCAGCGAATTCCAAGTACGTCTCATCCGTGGAGTGGCACGATCATCATTCAGGCAAAGCACACGGAATTATTGAATAAGAAATTCTCCGAAGCAGATTTTTTGGGGGCCGACTCCATCTTATTCGGTGAGTTTCCACGCATCAAGAAACTGGTAGCTGCCGGAGAACTTGACTACTACATTCTGTTTGCCAACCGAAGGCTGACGGGTGTCACGGATGAGACTGTCAGGAAGGCAATTGAGGCTGCTACCGGGCTGGTGCATAGTCGGATTCGCCTATACGACAGCAGCGAATTGGACCGGCTGACAAAACGCTTTCCGAAGGCCGTTGATCGAGCAGACTTGAATCCCGCACGTGCTCCAGCCGACATTGACCCGGAAGACTTGGCGGAAGTCATCATGAAGCTTGCCGAATACAAGGTTCAGTTGGATGAGTTGATGGAAGGCGACACGCCGCCGCCGGAAAAACGAATAACCCCGGCGGAAAAGAACGAAGCCACTGGATTGCGGGCCGAATACTTCAATAGCCAGATTCGCCCCAAAATGGTTGATTTTGGATCAATCGACAAGTTTCTTGGCCATCCTGACAACCAACCGTACGTAAGCCTGTACGAAGACACCGCTGAGGAGCTTGAGGCAAAACTGGTGGCATGGGGCAATTCAGGCGTAGTGTATGAGAAATTACTGGAGGATTTGATTTGCCGACTGTTTGCTCGTGATATTGATCTTCGAAAGAATCGCCGCCTGACTCGAACTGTCGTATTCTACATGTATTGTCGCTGTGACATCGCGAAAGACATTGGATGATCCGTCCCAATAAACATGCGCATCCCGACAAAACGCTGATGTCTGCGGCGACAGTGATCCTGCGGCGGGTAAAGGCACGGAGATCCGAAAAATTCGATGACCTGCGGAAGGTGTTGGTGTCACACGAGCCAGATGCTGCCAGTCTGTTTCTACCTGCCGTTAATCTGCTGTTTCTTCTAGGCTTGATCGAATACAGAAAGAAAAACGACACCTTTGAGTATGTTGGCAATTGACCGATGCGGCTAAGCACCATTTACTCAAATTTGCCGAACGGCTTCCGGCGAATCGATTTCAATCCCGGATTGAACGTCGTTCTTGGTGATATCCGCGACCCGGAGAACCGTGACAAGAGCGTCCATAACCTCGGCAAGACAACGCTCGCCCGAGTCATCGACTTTTGTCTGTGTCGGAAGAAAGATCCGAAGTTCTTCCTGTTTAAGCACGAAGAGATGTTCAAGGACTTCGTGTTCTTCCTGGAACTCGAAACTCTGTCCGGGCAATACCTGACGATTCGTCGAAGCGTTGCGGAAGCGTCTAAACTTTCGTTTGCGACTCACCCAACGCCACGCAGGAACTTGGTTGATTCAGACTCCGCAGACTGGGACCACGAGTACGTCGGCTTTGATTCGGGAAAGCAGATTCTCGACGGACTGTTGGGGCTGTCGGCTGTAAAGCCTTGGGACTTTCGTGTTCCGGTTGGATATTCCCTGCGTACGCAGAGTGATTTCACAGACGTCTTTCAACTTGCAAAGAACGCTGCCGGAAAACATCGCTATTGGAAGCCTTATGTTGCACACATCCTTGGATTCGACGCACAGTTGGTCGTGCAGGGGTACGACATTGAAGATGCAATCGAAGCCCTCAAACAGAAGATCGCCACGCTACGACTGGAGTTAGGTGCCGCAGATATCGATCTGGATGAAGTTCGTGGGCTGATTAAGATCAAAGAGGAAGACGTTAGCGCACTGCAGGCAGCAGCGGACAAATTCGACTTCGAAATCAACGACTCTGCCATTAACACGGAGGTCGTCGAGCAACTGGACGCTGAACTTGCCGAGCTGAAT
This DNA window, taken from Fuerstiella marisgermanici, encodes the following:
- a CDS encoding sulfatase family protein; the protein is MRYFSFFTVMWLLTTSSVCAADRPNIVFAFADDLGKYASAYADPSRPSANDALQTPNFDRVAREGVLFHNALVSAPSCTPSRAAIVACRHFFRNGSHSQLHHPWMKGFDDPWDEVKGFPLILQDAGYHIGWSYKMHISEDRMGGKKRNYKSAGSRFNSFSQNAMKAADPEAEKAKLLNEVHDNFNAFLDDRKDDQPFYYWFNPTNTHRSWIQGSGQKLWGINPDDLKGRLPTFLPDNEIVREDFADYLGETMAFDAAVGVLLQELTERGELDNTIVVVSGDHGVPGFPRGKCNLYDFGTQVPLAIRWPKHVAADKSVAAPVSLIDLGPTFLDATGLEPTDDMDGQSLLPVIRADDPAKESELRGYAIVGRENHVNEARPGGLPYPMRAIRTRDFLYVVNFAPDRWPVAQPPLSASLIKNVKGGKKSARRMDMDFGPTRTFFAEYEGSQSIATAWKLGFALRPAEELYAVNADPDQVQNLATDPQFEETRAALRKQLFAELTEGNDPRVVGAGDAFDRPPYAPNDPQRGVIAKE
- a CDS encoding ABC-three component system protein, encoding MNISYHNLSDTQFEELVIEFCVELLGDGVQGFVTGKDGGRDARFSGKAQRIPSTSHPWSGTIIIQAKHTELLNKKFSEADFLGADSILFGEFPRIKKLVAAGELDYYILFANRRLTGVTDETVRKAIEAATGLVHSRIRLYDSSELDRLTKRFPKAVDRADLNPARAPADIDPEDLAEVIMKLAEYKVQLDELMEGDTPPPEKRITPAEKNEATGLRAEYFNSQIRPKMVDFGSIDKFLGHPDNQPYVSLYEDTAEELEAKLVAWGNSGVVYEKLLEDLICRLFARDIDLRKNRRLTRTVVFYMYCRCDIAKDIG
- a CDS encoding ABC-three component system middle component 8, whose amino-acid sequence is MIRPNKHAHPDKTLMSAATVILRRVKARRSEKFDDLRKVLVSHEPDAASLFLPAVNLLFLLGLIEYRKKNDTFEYVGN
- the ispG gene encoding (E)-4-hydroxy-3-methylbut-2-enyl-diphosphate synthase translates to MTIQRNPTRRVKIGSVAIGDGCPIAVQSMTATRTTDIDATVAQINDLVNAGADIVRVAIDSQKDAEALIEVRSQVSGNFSVDLQENYRLAEVIAPYVDKLRYNPGHLYHHEREKPWEDKVRYIADVAKDNDCAIRVGVNCGSVDPDKKAKYAADDSISPMLESAWDHCRLLDDYGFTRYCVSLKDSDPQKVIEVNKRFAEERPDVPLHLGVTEAGMPPDGVIKTRIAFEQLISRGIGDTIRVSLTVPNNRKHEEIEAGRSILDDIANGRVRSVVDYGLKTLNIISCPSCSRVENEAFVDLAEQVKEMTRYAEDHSITIAVMGCRVNGPGETDDADLGLWCGPNHVNLKKGPESIGAYTYDEILPKLKAELDALIELQVGQD